The sequence CAAAACTTGAGCAGCATAATTCCCCATGGCCTTATATCCTTTAGCGTTTGGATACTTTCCATCAATGGTTAAACCGTCTTTATATTTGCCTTCCGAATCAAACAAGGGATTGGAAAAATCTAAAGTTAAGATTTCCTCCTCTTGAGCGTACCCCAATTCCCACTCTCGAATCTCTTCAATACTATCGCGAACCCCCGGGTAGCCGATTGGCAACGCCAAGATTGGGGTAATATGATTAGCTTTTGCTTTTTCCACAATCGCTTTGATATTCTTCTGGATTTCTGTGAGGGGCACCTCTTGCAGGGCATCTCCGATTCCGGCAAATATAATGACTCTACCGGGCTTTTCGGCAACAACGTCTGTGTCAAAACGATCTAATAGGTTCTTGGCATTTTGCATTGTCTTTCCCTTATTCACCACGGTCACCTTAAGAACCTCTGCCAAAGTTGTTGTCCAAGAATCTTTTTCCGGGTCTAAAGGATATCCTAAAGTAAAGGAGTCTCCTAAGGCAACAATCTTGGGATTGCTTAGTGTTGAATCAGTTTCTGATTGGTTCGAATTCTCCGGAACATTCGACACCTTAGCACCCTCGCCCCAAAACCCTGTAAAGCCCGCGATCAAGACAATAAGGGCTAGCCCCACTGCCACTTGAATTAAGCGTATTTCCAACCGATACGTACGCATTAATATTCCTCCTTCCTTTATCAATATTCTACATCCTCGACTACTTTCCTTCTTCTTTCTACAGGCATTCTTTGCCGATCAGGTGCATGCGTTATACACCAGTATGCATTCAAACGCATATTTTGTAGTAGGAAAAAAGGAGGTAGCCCTATGAATTACATTGACAAGGCCCGCGAACTGGGGGAAGCCCTGTCCCAAACTCCCGAAGTACAGGAATTAAAAGCTGCTGAGGCTGCCATTATGGCTGATCCAGCCAGCAAGGAAGCGTTTGCTCAGTACCAGGAAAAGGAACGCGGGATTGTAACCACTCAAATGATTAGTAAAATCGCCCCCGAAAAAGACACTATTTCCCTTCTTGATCTTAAGGTTAGATTAATGAACAGATATCCTCTTATTAAAGCCTACTTTATTCAACAGCAAAGCTATGAAAAACTAATGGCTATGGTAAACCTAACCCTGACTACAGCGATGCATGGGATGCCGTCTGCTAATGACCTGCCAATTCCAGAAGAATTGAAAGGCATGGCTCAACAAATTCTCGACAAAATAAGTGGCGGAAACGTAATGGAAAAGATGCAAATCTCGCCTGATATGTTAAAAGGGATTAAACTCCCCCCTACCCTCTAATCTTGTGAAAGGTAGTAAGAGATGAGGCCCCCCGGATATCAGGGACCACATTTTATTAACGACATTACGCATCCAGTCACCTTAATTGCCTTTCTAATTGTCATCGTCTTAGGGGGATGGGTAACTATATGCACTTGGTTCTGATGATTAGCAGAAAGGAGGAACGCCGTTATTAATCATCCTGAATGCTTGCCACCTTTCCCGGCGACTCCTTTTTCCTTTTCAATCTTAGTGACAAGCCCCATCCGCCGAAACCTCTTCTTTTGTCCTGTTAGTTCTATGATATTTCCATTGGCGAAAACAAAACTTCAGTTTGCCGCAATGATCGTGGCAGGCGTAGATATTCTTATGGCCTTTCTCTTTAAACGTTCCCTGGCCCACCCACCTATTCCAAATCGCCCACCATCGGGTCAATACCCGATAACTCTGACCATGCCCCAATTGAACCAACTAATCCAAGCTGCCATCAAGGGGGAAATTCCTCTGCCTGCACCTCAACAATCCATCCCGGGGCAAGGCTTTGGCCCAGTAGGCCTAGATGAACCCCTTTTTCCTGATAACTTAAGTGTCTCATTAATTATCTCTGCCCCCTTTGCCCCCTTTGATGGCAGCCCTGACACATCATTTAACGTTCCTTTGTTCGAAGTTCCAGGTGTCCCGGGAAACCTAATTATTGCTGTTAGTTTACTGATTGCTCAATTCTTTATTGAAAGAGCAGGCGTCGGGACTCCCAACGGAGATGGTTCAAAGGTCAATACTACTGTAAGTCTCGCCGAGGGAGGGGTCTTCTATGTCGTGGCCGTTTAAATCGAGATTATCTCCGAGGAGTTCCCCCCCCCCAACTAGGGCCTGTTCAAACCCGCCTTTGAGTTCAACCGTTCTGAAGTCTTGGGATTATGGTTTCAAGCGCCTTGTACCTCTTCTGGAGTATCCGACGCTTGGAACCGGTCTTCTGGCCTGTACTGTGTTCTTATTTATTGCTTTCTTTTCTGATGTTATCTTGGCTAATATAACCTATATGAGCTTAGGGATCGTCGTGACAATAAGCACATTTGTCTTGCTTCTGTTTCTAATCTTTATTCAGATACTTTTATAGGGCTTTGCTTAACGAGCAATAGGGTCGCTTGGGACTGGGCGGCTTCGTCCACATCCTGCAAGAAAGCTAATTCGTGCGACGAAGACACTGTCTTCGCACGGGTTAAACCTTCTTGCAGCAGTGTCTTCGTCACCCAGCACTCCAAGGCTCGCCCACTCGCTGACCTGGGAGCGATCTTCAGCGGATGAGTATTCTTTGGAGATAGCCGCTTCAGCGAAAATGTATCCTACGCCGGTAGGGATTCCTTAAGGGATCACGGCTTCGGCGATACTCTCCGCTGGAGACTATCGTACCGGACACTTTCGTGCCAAACCTCTGGGTAGTACCTGAGGTGAACCCGTGGCTGCGCTTCCCCAGGTCAGCTTGTGGGCTTTACCGCCTCTCCATGCAATGGGTTCACTCCTGTGGATCGAAGCCGCCCTGTCTCTTGGGTCTATTATTCTTAAGTATGTTTTGGGGCTTTTTCCGGGCATTCATACCACTACTTAGGCGGAACCATCAGATTGTGAAAGCTGCTGAACACGCCTAATTTCTGCGAAACCTTACCTGAGCCCCTCAAAATTCTGCTTATATTCCACAAGTTAGAACAGCTAAAAAGTGCTCCCCAGAGCCCGACAAAACCGTACCTTGTCAGGATGCTTTTTCAGATCAGAATAATTAATGAAGGCTGTAACAAAACTCAGAACGAGTTTTGTTACAGCCTAAATATTTAACAATTATATTTCTAATCTATTTTACCTTCTACTGAGATTTAAGCCCTCCGCTCTTTTAACCTGACTATGAACCGCCCATGGGAGGGTTTGTTGGCGGCAGCGAGGGGGCATCGGCTTCAGGATTCACTCCCATCTGATTCAAGGATTGCATTAGCTCCGGACTCATGGGAGGCGCTTCGGGATATATAGGAGCCACTTCCGGATTAATTGGAGGCTTTTCCTTATTGCTAAACAAGCCTGTAATCTTACCCCAAATAGAGGTAGCCGTTGACTTTACCGGGCGCAGAAATGTCATCACACCCATAGGGTCTTTAACTTTTAGGATTAAGGGACCATTGGGGGCTTGTGCCAGGTGGGCAGGATTTTCTGCAGAGACTACCACCCGGTCGTAGTGATGAAGGGGGACAGGGCTTTGAAAATGAGCACGATAAACTCCGGTGCCAACCTGACGTAAGGTTCCCACCAAAAATCCGCTCTTCCCTTTTTCATCGACCAGATATGCTGCATATACCCCCGGTTGGCCAAAACCCAGGTAGGTTTGGGGCACGGGCAGATTAGCTATAAGAAGAA comes from Desulfosporosinus meridiei DSM 13257 and encodes:
- a CDS encoding GDSL-type esterase/lipase family protein is translated as MRTYRLEIRLIQVAVGLALIVLIAGFTGFWGEGAKVSNVPENSNQSETDSTLSNPKIVALGDSFTLGYPLDPEKDSWTTTLAEVLKVTVVNKGKTMQNAKNLLDRFDTDVVAEKPGRVIIFAGIGDALQEVPLTEIQKNIKAIVEKAKANHITPILALPIGYPGVRDSIEEIREWELGYAQEEEILTLDFSNPLFDSEGKYKDGLTIDGKYPNAKGYKAMGNYAAQVLK
- a CDS encoding YlbF family regulator encodes the protein MNYIDKARELGEALSQTPEVQELKAAEAAIMADPASKEAFAQYQEKERGIVTTQMISKIAPEKDTISLLDLKVRLMNRYPLIKAYFIQQQSYEKLMAMVNLTLTTAMHGMPSANDLPIPEELKGMAQQILDKISGGNVMEKMQISPDMLKGIKLPPTL